The Primulina eburnea isolate SZY01 chromosome 6, ASM2296580v1, whole genome shotgun sequence genome contains a region encoding:
- the LOC140834035 gene encoding uncharacterized protein, with the protein MDDLDNELDELELVAAAAGYHYYNGITRQPARVMSPKGSGFMTEALNGHDDLFREMFRMDKHVFHKLSDTLRHRGMLRDTVGVMIEEQLAIFLNVVGHNERNRVIQERFQHSGETISRHFNNVLKAIKSLSREFLRPPPLTTPSEIHKSNRFYPYFEDCIGIIDGLHIPAHVPAKDQSRFRNRKGVLSQNVLAACTFDLQFIFVYPGWEGSAADSRVLRAVLNDPDQNFPQVPGGKYYLVDQGYENVDGFIAPYEGVRYQLNEYRGANLLPRNAKELFNHRHSYLSNAIRKAFKVLKARFPILKLAPQYAFHTQRDIVIAACVIHNHIRQEEKHDWLFNNIEVEMTDESPGLDEQHDLQSAFSVHEQITSTRRDSIAAVMWNDFMNKWDEW; encoded by the exons ATGGATGACTTAGACAATGAATTAGATGAGCTGGAATTAGTTGCAGCAGCTGCAGGTTATCACTACTATAATGGTATTACAAGGCAGCCTGCTCGTGTCATGTCGCCAAAAGGATCTGGTTTCATGACCGAGGCGCTCAATGGTCATGATGATTTATTTCGAGAAATGTTCAGGATGGACAAGCATGTATTTCATAAGTTGAGTGATACTCTTCGGCACAGAGGCATGCTACGTGACACAGTAGGTGTCATGATAGAAGAGCAGTTGGCTATTTTTTTGAACGTTGTTGGCCACAATGAACGTAATAGAGTAATACAAGAACGGTTCCAGCATTCAGGGGAAACAATAAGTAGGCATTTCAATAATGTATTAAAGGCAATTAAGTCACTGTCGCGGGAGTTTCTTCGGCCACCACCTCTCACAACCCCATCGGAGATCCACAAAAGCAATAGATTCTACCCATACTTTGAG GACTGCATTGGAATCATAGACGGCTTGCATATTCCTGCACATGTTCCTGCAAAGGATCAATCTAGATTTCGCAATAGGAAAGGCGTTTTATCACAAAACGTCTTGGCAGCATGCACATTTGACCTCCAGTTCATATTTGTGTATCCTGGGTGGGAAGGCTCGGCAGCAGATTCACGTGTTTTAAGAGCTGTCCTGAATGACCCCGATCAGAACTTCCCTCAAGTTCCTGGAG GGAAATATTATCTAGTTGACCAAGGCTATGAAAATGTTGACGGATTTATAGCTCCTTATGAAGGAGTACGGTATCAACTCAATGAATATAGAGGTGCTAATCTTTTACCTCGAAATGCAAAGGAACTATTTAATCACCGTCACTCATATTTAAGCAATGCCATTCGCAAGGCTTTCAAGGTCTTGAAAGCAAGGTTTCCAATCCTCAAACTTGCTCCTCAGTATGCTTTTCACACACAGAGGGATATCGTTATCGCTGCATGTGTAATACACAATCATATTCGACAAGAGGAAAAACACGACTGGTTGTTTAATAACATTGAAGTTGAGATGACAGATGAGTCTCCTGGTCTTGATGAGCAGCATGATCTGCAATCAGCTTTTTCGGTTCACGAACAGATCACATCCACAAGAAGAGACTCTATTGCTGCAGTTATGTGGAATGATTTTATGAACAAATGGGATGAATGGTAA